In Roseibium algicola, the DNA window TTCACTCTGCCGGTCGAGCGCATTCTGCAACGGCTGCTCGGCTATCCGCTGCAGGAACTGTCGGCGAAGCTTTCCTGCAGCGGTCTCGGCCTCTTCTTTTCGGACCTCTCGTGCTCAGGCATCCGGATCGGCCTTGCCGGCAAGGACGTTCTGGTGGACCTGCCTTGCTCGGGCACATCCGGGCTGATGCTCGCCATGGCCTTCCTGGTCATCCTGACTGCGCTTTACCGGCCGAACCTGCTGACTGCCGTGCTCTGGATTGGCATCACGCTTGGCCTGGCTCTGATCGGCAATTCTCTGCGCATCGCTTTGCTTGCCGTCGGTATTGCCTATCCGGAAAGTGTCCTTGAGGCTGATGTCATGGCGCAGCCGCTCCACGACATTATCGGTTATCTGACGCTTCTTCTGTCGATGGCACCGGTGCTGGCGTTTTACAAGCCAGGTCCCGCTGAGTGGCGAGCTGCCCAGGCTGTCTTCAGCTTGCCGGTGATGTCGCGGCCCTTGCAGAAGATGTCTGCACTGGTGTTCCTGAGCCTTGCCTTGTTCATCGTCAGCCTGCCGCGGCACGCGCTTGATGTTTCTTCTTCGACCAGGCCGCAGCCATTGCCTTTGACACTGGCAGGTGAGGTCGGTGTCGACGACGCGCTGTTGCCGATCGAGGAGCAATATTTCCTGCAATATGGTGGCCACGCCCAGAAACGGCGCTACGGGCCGATGGCACTGACGCTGGTGCACACCTCTTCGCCGCTGCGCCATCTGCACGCCCCGGACGATTGCCTGCGCGGACTCGGCTTCGACGTGGCCTTTCTCGGCAGCCGTTTCGAACCGGTTCCGACAGCGCTCTACCGTGCCCGGTCGAAAACCGGAGGTGACTGGCGCGTTGCCGTCACCTTTACCTCCAGCACCGGCGAGACGACCCACAACATCGCC includes these proteins:
- the xrtT gene encoding exosortase T, with protein sequence MTRLATSSPTSLAFLLASLILAYEPLCWLVGTWTDPSYPSTGALYLIAVAALVLWSMTSPVRQNSIGHRQMAVLLLLGAALIRLASQVLAINVVGGLALAIDVFALATLLRTGERQRAVSPFWLSVLFLFTLPVERILQRLLGYPLQELSAKLSCSGLGLFFSDLSCSGIRIGLAGKDVLVDLPCSGTSGLMLAMAFLVILTALYRPNLLTAVLWIGITLGLALIGNSLRIALLAVGIAYPESVLEADVMAQPLHDIIGYLTLLLSMAPVLAFYKPGPAEWRAAQAVFSLPVMSRPLQKMSALVFLSLALFIVSLPRHALDVSSSTRPQPLPLTLAGEVGVDDALLPIEEQYFLQYGGHAQKRRYGPMALTLVHTSSPLRHLHAPDDCLRGLGFDVAFLGSRFEPVPTALYRARSKTGGDWRVAVTFTSSTGETTHNIAEAIWLWLKRPGTTWTSIQRITPWTLDEPQRAAFEAAAGSALDLNTRTSGIFPAQKEKRI